One part of the Phragmites australis chromosome 3, lpPhrAust1.1, whole genome shotgun sequence genome encodes these proteins:
- the LOC133911044 gene encoding GDSL esterase/lipase At1g31550-like: MASSSLVPMLPLLLLLVCPDVAVSAAAPVGASCYTRLFSFGDSITDAGNLASLLPNIFVMAPPYGETFFGRPTGRFCDGRLIVDFIAEALRLPFLAPYLTGRTANDFQQGVNFAVASATALRQDFFRDMGLNLTTLTPYSLEVQLEWFKRVLHLLGPTEQERKDIMSRSLFLMGEIGANDYNYPFFQNRSFTAEIKPLVPKVVQKIESAVKVLIGLGAKTIVVPGNVPMGCIPRYLAKFRSSNPGDYDAAGCLRWLNDFAELHNRALKRVLEQIPRDPTTVTVIYGDYYGAILDITRNPPKHGFTNLAACCGDGGPYNSGSLYPCNATSIVCPDPSKRISWDGIHYTEAVYRFVARGVLDGPYAAPSPILSKCRC, translated from the exons ATGGCTTCTTCTTCACTGGTGCCCATGcttccccttctcctcctcctcgtgtgCCCGGACGTGGCCGTGTCTGCCGCAGCACCCGTCGGCGCGTCCTGCTACACGCGCCTGTTCAGCTTCGGCGACTCCATCACCGACGCTGGCAACCTCGCCAGCTTGTTGCCCAACATCTTCGTGATGGCACCACCCTACGGCGAGACCTTCTTCGGCCGCCCGACCGGCCGCTTCTGCGACGGCAGGCTCATCGTCGACTTCATAG CGGAGGCGTTGCGGCTGCCGTTCTTGGCGCCGTACCTCACCGGAAGGACGGCGAACGACTTCCAGCAGGGGGTCAACTTCGCGGTGGCCAGCGCGACGGCGCTGAGACAGGACTTCTTCAGGGACATGGGGCTCAACCTGACTACCCTAACGCCATACTCGCTGGAAGTGCAGCTGGAGTGGTTCAAGCGCGTGCTACACTTGCTGGGGCCAACTGAACAAG AGCGCAAGGACATCATGTCTCGCTCTCTGTTCCTGATGGGGGAGATCGGGGCCAACGACTACAACTATCCCTTCTTCCAGAACCGGTCCTTCACCGCCGAGATTAAGCCCTTGGTCCCAAAAGTCGTACAGAAGATCGAAAGCGCCGTCAAG GTTTTGATCGGCCTTGGAGCGAAGACGATCGTCGTCCCAGGAAACGTCCCCATGGGCTGCATACCCAGGTACCTCGCCAAGTTCCGGAGCAGCAACCCCGGCGACTACGACGCCGCCGGGTGCCTCAGGTGGCTCAACGACTTCGCCGAGCTCCACAACCGTGCGCTCAAGCGCGTGCTGGAGCAGATCCCTCGCGACCCGACGACGGTCACGGTAATCTACGGCGACTACTACGGCGCCATACTGGACATCACCCGTAACCCTCCCAAACACG GGTTTACGAACTTGGCCGCGTGTTGCGGGGACGGTGGCCCCTACAACTCCGGCTCGCTGTACCCCTGCAACGCCACGTCCATTGTTTGCCCTGACCCGTCCAAGCGCATTTCATGGGATGGCATACATTACACTGAAGCTGTGTATCGGTTCGTGGCGCGTGGCGTGCTAGATGGACCATACGCTGCACCATCGCCCATACTGTCGAAATGCAGATGCTAA